One genomic window of Solanum dulcamara chromosome 10, daSolDulc1.2, whole genome shotgun sequence includes the following:
- the LOC129870563 gene encoding uncharacterized protein LOC129870563, giving the protein MEIEPSTPQIVAKKLCNIVRIMLYMLRKGMLKSKVIVDIQFALQDMLKKGKIAGKAISNLMLHPPHYSSTSFTCKSNNNDVAMSFITRREYEFSCSNSPVFPLYFANNIRRRNRTYKSEEIAVVQKVFEILNTTSTTYDAAGTTTTTTMAASPLALLGFGKSPNNVRKLRVTDSPFPLKDSEENYNSQVDKDAEEFINKFYKDLKQQKKIASLESPSPYHVYAR; this is encoded by the coding sequence ATGGAAATCGAGCCTAGTACACCTCAAATCGTTGCGAAAAAACTATGTAACATAGTGAGAATTATGCTCTACATGTTGAGAAAAGGCATGTTAAAGAGCAAAGTCATTGTTGACATACAATTTGCCCTTCAAGACATgttaaaaaaaggtaaaatagcTGGTAAGGCTATAAGCAACCTCATGTTACATCCTCCACACTATTCTTCAACTTCATTCACTTGTAAATCGAACAACAACGACGTTGCAATGTCATTCATTACACGTCGTGAATACGAATTCAGCTGCAGTAATAGCCCTGTATTTCCCCTGTATTTCGCTAACAATATACGTAGGCGAAATCGTACGTATAAATCAGAGGAAATTGCTGTTGTAcaaaaagtatttgaaattttaaatactACAAGTACAACTTATGATGCTGCTggtactactactactactactatggCTGCTTCACCTTTGGCATTACTTggatttggaaaaagtccaaatAATGTGAGGAAATTAAGAGTTACTGATTCACCATTTCCATTAAAAGATTCAGAGGAAAATTATAATTCACAAGTTGATAAAGATGCAGAAGAGTTTATTAACAAGTTTTATAAAGATTTAAAGCAACAAAAAAAGATAGCATCTCTTGAATCTCCATCTCCATATCATGTTTATGCTAGatga